A stretch of DNA from Vicia villosa cultivar HV-30 ecotype Madison, WI unplaced genomic scaffold, Vvil1.0 ctg.001310F_1_1, whole genome shotgun sequence:
GTTGCGTGGGTACCTTATGGTCAATAATACATCGAGATTTAATGTGATTTGTGGTATACATAATCATGTCATGTATTACAAGTTATTTGATCATCCAATTACATGTTACATTAAACCTGAAGAGAATGAACTTTTTTCTAACATGTCATTGAATATGGTGCAACCCAAAAATATAGTTGCAACTTTGAAATGGAAAATACCTCAAATTgtctcaaatatcaagcaagtatacaTTGTTCGTGCTTGAAATAACAAGTTGATAAGAGGTTCAAGAATTAAACGAAACAATTGTTGAAGCTTTTGCATGATAACCATTATGTATCTAGGTACAGAATGTGACAGGATGGAGAAACCGTTCAAGATATATTTTGGACGCATCATGATTCCATCAAGTTGTtcaacatatttcccattgtgctcATTATTGATTCAACATAGAAGACCAACAAGTGCAGACTCCCACCTTTGAAAATGATTGGTGTTTCTTCTACGGAGATGACTTTTTCAGTTGGGTTTGCATTTTTAGAAAGTGAAAAAAGGACAATGTCATTCGGGCGTTAGAAGTGTGTCGGACTATGTTGAAGGACCAATCAAATATGCCAAAGGTCATTCTCACCAATCGCGATGCCGCATTGATAAATTCGGTTGCAATGATGTTTCATTGGTGTTAGGAAGACATACAGTCTTCCATGTGCTTTtttaatttcaaagaaaataaaactTGATAGCGTGGAACCATGTGCTTGCAGGAATAGTCATGAAAATGATAAAAGCTCAACAAGATTTGATTGGCCAAGATAACAtcatagttttgatgatgacaacgccTGTAGATATAACACCCCTTGAagtatattttatgaaaataactcaTTAAGACAAGCAAGTTCCAAAGCTCGTTTAAGCTGTCAAAGATGCACATGATAGTTGATGAAGCCATTCAGCTAAAGGATTAGATTTTAATGATCACTAGTGATGTCCTCTAATGATGGAATCTAACTTGAACACATATCAAGCCTTATACTTATATCAAGCCTTATACTTAGGAAGCTTCAAGTGAAATGcttatatgattgatgtattcGGCAAAACTCAAAAGAACTTGAAATTTCAGAGTGttaaagagaggaagtgtgaaagtttGCCTAATCATGTCTAGTCGAGTGATTAGTGTTTTATAAAAACACAAAGGCGTTTTCGTAAAGTAATAAGGATAAATTATACATACATTAAAACTATTTTTGAAGCCTCCATTTTTCAATTATAACCACCTAAATTCTGTTGGAGCCTAGCCAAATGAACTGATAACTGTCAAATTAATTAGGGCATATAAATAGAGGTCTTCCCCTTAATTTCTTTTCATCTAGAAAATGTGAGATGTCTCACTTTACACTCTCTCAATCTCTCTCTAAATTGTTTTTCTTTCTCTCACTTAATTTTAGTCATAGTGCTTTGAGAAACGTTCTTGAGAGAATTATTGTAAATTCTCCGAATTATTGTAAATTCTCCAAAAGTTCTGGAAAGGGCATTATTGTAAATTCTCcgaattattttttttcttgagaGAATTATTCTTATGTAGGAAGAAATTATTTAGGTTTGAGCTAAACCTGTTAAAAGCTCTTTTTAGGGTATTATTGTAAATTCTCTGAGTTATTTTTTCTTTTGAGAGAATTATTCTTATGTAGGAAGAAATTATTTAGGTTTGAGCTAAACTTGTTAAAATCTCTTTTGGGGGGATTAGTGTTAAGTCTCCGTTTGGTTCGTGAGCTCCGCCACTTTAGGAAAAGCTCTGCTTCTAGGTTCGTAAAGAATAATCAGCAAAAAAATATTCACACCTGTTCTCGAGCTAATACTTATATAAAATCTTAGTTGGTTCGAGATCAGCCCGATATAAAATAAAGGTTTGGATCGTGGTTAGCCCGGTATAAAACCTTGATTCAGTTGAGAAGATATCCATTTGAAAACTCCATCTTGATTCGAGATAGTTTGTACAAAATTTCAATGTGTCTTAGAGACTAACCGCTCGGAACTTTGTTCATTGTTTGACTTGAGTATAAACTGCTTCTTTCCTTTATTTGTTGTTTAGTTGGAAGTAAAcctaaaacttcattttttttgtgTTAGGGGGTTTATGGGCTTAACCTTGTATAAACTCTCAAGAATTATAAATACTGTCAAGATCAGTTCTTAGGAAGAGGATAAAGTCCCTTCATTAAGATCGAACCTCTATAAATCTCTGGTGTTATCTCTCTTcccttaacattttatttttcgcatatttattttattttggatagtgtgaaacccgcatccGACCCTACCCGTTCTCATCCTACTCCAGAAGCTACATTTTATAGATTCTCTTTTCACGGTTGATCGAATACCCATCCGACAGTCGACTAACCCTTCAAACGCTACGCAATAATgcaaaaaacttaaaaataacatttattgtTAGATGGATGAGGGAGTACTAAATTTGAAAACTCAACTTTACTATTTTGGAGAAGCCAAGAGTTTTTGTCATAAATGTAAGCCTAACTGCCCAAGTAGATACTGCTCCTATTTCCCGATAGATAACCGTGGTCCTACTTTCTACTCACTCATCATGCCTTTCGAGATTCCACTCTAAGAATTAAACTCCATGATGCCTTTCGAGCTTGCTGAAAATTATGACTATAAGTTGCACTACTTCATTAAATTTCCATCTTCCAATTTTCTACTATATCACACATGGGTCATGTGGGGTCTTTTGAGCTGAACGGAGTACACATCCAAACCAGAGCAACATCCAACGAGAAAGAGATCGAGAAGCATATATCATCATTCATGCATCCTTCCAACAATCATCGAACCAAAGTAATCGGTTTCGATGCCGAATGGCTTCTATTAGACGCCACAGAACCAGAAGCCATTACAAAATCGAAATGCGCCACCATACAACTCTGTGATGGACATTCATGTCTTATTATCCAGCTAAATCAATTTAACTCATTCGAGAGTTGGGCTTATGACTCAGTCCATAAATCACTGCTTAACTTTTTTCGTCTGCCAGATTTCACATTTGTAGGAATTGGAATCAAAGAGAATTTTGCGAAGTTGGAGAAGCAGTAATGGGTTTGCATGCAGAAATGCTGTTGAGCTTGGACATTTAGCTGCTACTGTGATGAAGAGTCCTCGGTTGAGTTTTTGTGGTGTTGATGAGTTAGCTTTTGTGGTGTGTAAGCTtgatttgagaaaatataggCCTTTAACAACGGCTTTTGATTGGGGTTGGTGTCTTCTTAGCAAAGAACTTGCTAAACTTGCTACTGTTAATGTTTATTCTTATTATAAGATTGGGAGCAAACTGCTTCATCGTGGTGTTGTAGGCAGATGTAAAACTGTTGATGGAACTTCTAAGCAGGCtacaagaaagagaaagagaaaagaagTTGAAACGAAAAAAAGTAGAAAACTGTGGGATACATGGCAAAGATAGGCAATCTAGGAAGAAAAAATGGAAAAAGCAACAACCAAAGAAAGTGTATTATACTCGTTCTAAGGTTGAAATTCATTGTGCTcgttaatgaattttttatttgttttttatttttattatatattctatAAGTTACTATGAATCCcagtttttgtttttctttcactATCATATATTTTGGGTTTAAATCCACTCATCCAGCGGGTTACTCTATCAACTGCGCTTCAAAATTTTTATGATACAAGATATACTGTTTATGTATGAGCCACATGTTTGGGATTGTGGAATCACTACGGCCATTGTCTTTAAGAACACATTGTTCTTCAATCTTGATTTAGGAGAAAAATAATGATAAGAGCACTCCAAATAAAACTTATATGAAAAACACTTTTTAtaagaatttaattggaatatactGATGCTGTAAATAAGTTTTACAACATCAATAAATCACAACTGTTAATTTATTGgaagtgtttgacttttattttaaattttttttaaataatataatttactgGTTATGATgtattgatagtgtaaaattttttacactGATAGTGCATAACAATTAAACTCATAAATATAAGTAATAAAATGTATATGAAAAATTCAATACTGTACAAATtgactaaaaattaattattaaaaataataaatctaaaaagtaaaAATTTGCTAGAATCGAGAAAGAATTTatctatttaataatttttaattcctCTAATAGAATTTTACTACTAAAATTATTGAGAGTTATCTTGTTTtaaatcatacaatataataaagcaagatgAGTATTTAGGCAAGTTAGACACATGGCAaactcacaacaatttctacataTGGACAACTTGCTAAAAGAAGAAAGttctcatttaaaaaaattatttaattatattatatatttattttatttactttttaagtttctaataattatttcattttcaATGAACTGATATTTATTGCATCATTTGTTTTCAATGTAAACATTTAGTTTTTTGATGCAGTGTATCCCTTGGTTATCCAGTAAACATAAACATGTACAATGTTTCTGCTGATatcaaacacaaacataataccTCATTTCTATCTTTCTCTTTCTACCGTACTTTTTTCCTTCTTCcattttttcttcttccaactacAACAAAATCTAAACGATACTTTTGTAACATCAAGACTATCTGACTTTTTTTTACAGAACCAAAGAAAAGAAGGAAAGTTGGAACAAATCACTGCCATCACCCGAGACTTCCGCTTACGAATCCGACAACACAGCATCAACAAGTCAGACGGGAACCGCCCTTCTCGACGCAACAGCCTATGTGTCGCTGTCGTCGCCGTCAACTCACACTCCCTCTCCGATGTGAATCGTGGCCACCACCGTTCAACGCAGCCGCGCCGGATCTCCGTCCAATCGCCCTCAGCCGACAAAGCTGCAGTCGTtcattaaaagtaattttttccaTATCCAAGGCtttccatttttgtgcatatttCCCAGATCCCTTATTCAATTTATGTTGGCTTCGAGTTTTGTATCTGTCTTCGAAAACATTGAGAGAATCGGGTCATGAACATGTTTCTCAGATCccttattcaaaatttattttgtgaCTATTGTTTGACTCTATTTTGATGAAATTAAAGCCTTCAATGACactaattatattttgttttgttcttaTTAGTCTACCCTGTTGGTGTTTAAAGTAAAGTTTCCAGCAGCACCTAATCCTAATCTCATCTCACCTTAAATGGGTAACTCAAATCTTTTCCCGTATTAAACCAATTATTTGTGTTTATATGCATTTTAGTGTTAATGCACTCACATACATATTCTTTACGAAATTCATTCTCCATTATTTTCTTTGATGTTTCATCTATGTATTCTTGCTCTCACACTTTATTTCATCAATCCAAGGCCAAAATGGTGGAAGGAAAAGATGCAATCCAAGGCCAAAATGGTGGAGGGAGAAGCAAGGAAGTTGCGACGGTTCTAACAGCTTGATCAAGTAAACTATAATTttaatttcttcatcttcaacgcGTGCACTCGCTTCAACTAATTTCTAACTTATATATTTGATTACAGGTGATTAAGGATCTTGCAAGTGCAGGACTTGATTCTTCCAATCTTATTCTTGGAGTTGATTTCACCAAGCGCAATAATGAGTGGACAAGTTAGGTCatgtttataaattaaattatagttTTCTAAGTTAAGATTTTAATTTATGCATTGTGGTATTGTGAAATACTAAATGATGAACTTGATGTTTGTTTCAGCAAAAAAT
This window harbors:
- the LOC131634506 gene encoding uncharacterized protein LOC131634506, with product MGHVGSFELNGVHIQTRATSNEKEIEKHISSFMHPSNNHRTKVIGFDAEWLLLDATEPEAITKSKCATIQLCDGHSCLIIQLNQFNSFESWAYDSELESKRILRSWRSSNGFACRNAVELGHLAATVMKSPRLSFCGVDELAFVVCKLDLRKYRPLTTAFDWGWCLLSKELAKLATVNVYSYYKIGSKLLHRGVVGRCKTVDGTSKQATRKRKRKEVETKKSRKLWDTWQR